A genomic stretch from Phaeodactylum tricornutum CCAP 1055/1 chromosome 22, whole genome shotgun sequence includes:
- a CDS encoding predicted protein, producing the protein VAYDIAEGVDYLHSKGIIYRDLKPDNIGFDSEGILKIFDFGLAKELREEERNVDGLYNMTGFTGAVRYMAPEVGLRQPYNLKADIYSWSMLMWYMMALEPPMGFYSPSMFIDRVFQKGYRPAVKEKWPEGLKQLMKDAWSDDTEERPSFQEIMTVLTNEVAR; encoded by the exons GTGGCCTACGATATTGCCGAGGGCGTCGACTATTTACACAGCAAAGGCATAATCTACCGCGATTTG AAACCCGACAACATTGGTTTCGATTCAGAAGGTATTTTAAAGATATTCGATTTCGGGTTGGCGAAGGAGCTTCGGGAGGAAGAACGTAACGTGGACGGATTGTACAATATGACTGGCTTTACTGGGGCTGTGCGCTACATGGCTCCGGAGGTTGGCCTACGACAGCCCTATAATCTTAAAGCTGATATTTACAGCTGGTCCATGCTAATGTGGTATATGATGGCCCTTGAACCGCCGATGGGGTTCTATTCCCCCTCCATGTTTATTGATAGAGTATTCCAGAAAGGCTATCGCCCTGCCGTCAAAGAGAAGTGGCCGGAAGGGCTCAAGCAATTGATGAAAGACGCATGGTCCGACGACACGGAGGAGCGGCCTTCTTTTCAAGAAATTATGACCGTGCTGACAAACGAGGTTGCTCGA
- a CDS encoding predicted protein, translating into MKSATRRQQRPSHKRTPSSNSSLPSNSDRSAASALGLDGGQVDMPDSALLQFDRDAFSVSWKELVWTACFIGVVAVLSAFVGASAGISISIHFMETAQTPSFSRIAARERSMGPHLRVTMVDPKMSFSNIASRKNPHSADGIGLERVVTKSPTGWHSVLMVVDEQSLNDTEINGRWNKKAAMKLSPYELDWKPQVRPKMCSDGRTAGFDSWSTLRDAVQEANTYSARRFLHWTEYFAWMDDDFDGVFEDDSLYFEPEIRLAICPKAKLTPPKKHYYYGPRNEPIYVNAENIVLECDDCTMDAAGGTGHFLFGPQAKNALIRGVTFRRAKGSSISFYGDGAEVSFEDCLWVGQKGAASDRASISDVNSVVTLNFLRCEMDGINLIPLSLS; encoded by the exons ATGAAAAGTGCCACAAGAAGGCAGCAACGGCCTTCGCATAAAAGAACGCCATCAAGCAATAGCTCGTTGCCTAGCAATAGCGATCGCAGCGCTGCTTCGGCGTTAGGACTCGATGGCGGTCAAGTTGACATGCCCGACTCGGCCTTGCTTCAATTTGATCGGGACGCATTTTCCGTCTCCTG GAAAGAATTGGTCTGGACCGCCTGCTTCATTGGAGTTGTTGCGGTGCTGTCTGCGTTCGTTGGTGCATCGGCTGGCATTTCTATTTCGATTCACTTCATGGAGACTGCGCAAACACCGTCGTTCTCAAGAATCGCAGCTCGAGAACGAAGTATGGGGCCCCATCTGCGAGTCACTATGGTGGACCCGAAGATGTCTTTTAGCAATATTGCCTCACGGAAGAATCCTCATAGTGCCGATGGGATAGGGTTGGAACGGGTCGTAACGAAAAGCCCAACGGGGTGGCACAGCGTTCTAATGGTTGTAGACGAGCAGTCATTAAACGACACAGAGATAAACGGACGATGGAACAAAAAAGCTGCAATGAAGTTATCTCCCTACGAATTGGACTGGAAGCCTCAGGTTAGACCAAAGATGTGCTCTGACGGTCGAACAGCCGGGTTTGATAGTTGGTCGACATTGCGAGATGCAGTTCAAGAAGCTAATACATACTCTGCTAGAAGATTTTTGCACTGGACTGAATATTTTGCGTGGATGGATGACGACTTTGATGGGGTGTTCGAGGATGATTCGCTGTATTTTGAGCCTGAGATACGTTTGGCAATTTGCCCCAAGGCCAAGCTCACGCCCCCGAAAAAGCACTACTACTACGGGCCCCGAAACGAGCCTATCTATGTTAATGCCGAGAACATTGTTTTGGAATGTGACGATTGTACCATGGACGCCGCTGGTGGGACTGGGCACTTTCTATTCGGACCACAGGCCAAAAACGCGCTGATACGTGGAGTAACATTCAGGCGTGCAAAAGGATCCAGTATATCGTTTTATGGAGATGGAGCGGAAGTTTCGTTTGAAGATTGCTTGTGGGTTGGGCAGAAAGGGGCGGCAAGTGATCGAGCCAGCATTTCTGACGTGAATTCGGTTGTAACCTTGAATTTCCTACGATGTGAAATGGACGGGATAAATCTTATTCCACTTTCGCTGAGTTAG